The region CGCGTGATGTACACGTGCAGCAAGGCGGGGTTCACCGATTTTTCGGTTCTTGTCATAGAAGAATAACCGCATATACGCAGGTGAAGAAGAGAAACCAACAGTTTAAAGTTGGAAGTTGAAAGTTGAATGTGTTTTATTTGTATCGTTACTTTCAACGTTCAACCTCCAACTTCCGGCTTGTTTTCATCGTTTTAGGTCAACTGAGGATAAATAATGCCCGGCGCAATGAACGACACCACGCTCGCGCTCCTTTCCGCCCCGCGGCAAAGCGGCCGCAACAACGGCTTCGGCGTGATTTTTGTCGTCACCCTCGCCCTGTTCATCGGCGCGGGCCTGTACCTTAAAACCGTTAAGCCGCTTCCGGTAAAGGAAGAAACGAAACGGATGGTGCAAATAGAGACTCAATTCGTGGTGCCGGAGCAGAAAAAGCCGGAGCCGCCCAAGCCCGTAAAGCCGAAGGAAAAGGAAGTGATCGACCTCACCAAATCGCCCCTTCTCAAGCAGAAAGAGGATTTCACCGCACCGCAGGCGGCCCCCGCGCAGACCGCCCCGGCTGCCAAGCCCGTGTACGGCCTCAGGCGCGTTTTCTCAACCGGCCTCGGGGCGGGCGGCGCGGTGTCGGAGGCGGTGATCGGCAAGCTGGGCAACACGCTCGACAAGGCCGTGGACACCGTGACTCCCACAAAGCAAGACCTCGCCGGGCCGCTCGTGTCGATCTCGACCGTCACCTCGGCGCCTCGCGTGCGGAAGGAAGTGAAGCCCGAATACACCAAGGAGATGATCGAGGCCAAGGTGGAGGGCGTGATCCGCGCCGAGCTGCTCGTGGGCGGGGACGGCAAGGTGAAGGAGGTCAAGATGCTCAACGACCTCGGGTACGGGACGCGGGAGCGCGCCCGTGAGTTATTTTTCCAGCTTGAGTTCGATCCCGCCATGCGCGACGGCAAGCCCGTCGCGACATGGATCACCTTTTCGATACGCTACGTGCTTTTGCAGGAGTGAGCATGCGACCGGAACGGCTCCGTGTCTTGACAACCGCAACATGCCTGCTCCTTTGGGCGACGCTGCTGCCGGCGAGCGGCCAGATCAGCGAAACCGCGCCGAACGCCCCCGCCGCGTCGAAAGACACGATAGGCACCGTTGCACAGGACAGCCTCCCTCCCATCGATTCCATGCCGCGGCTCCTGCAATTCATCAAGGCCGACTACCCGCCGGACCTGGTCAAAAAAGGCATTGAGGGCGCGGTGGTGCTCGACCTCGTGGTCGATACGCTGGGCAAGGTCGACAGTGTCGCTATTGTCAAAGGATTTTACCCG is a window of Chitinivibrionales bacterium DNA encoding:
- a CDS encoding energy transducer TonB; translated protein: MPGAMNDTTLALLSAPRQSGRNNGFGVIFVVTLALFIGAGLYLKTVKPLPVKEETKRMVQIETQFVVPEQKKPEPPKPVKPKEKEVIDLTKSPLLKQKEDFTAPQAAPAQTAPAAKPVYGLRRVFSTGLGAGGAVSEAVIGKLGNTLDKAVDTVTPTKQDLAGPLVSISTVTSAPRVRKEVKPEYTKEMIEAKVEGVIRAELLVGGDGKVKEVKMLNDLGYGTRERARELFFQLEFDPAMRDGKPVATWITFSIRYVLLQE